From the Pomacea canaliculata isolate SZHN2017 linkage group LG4, ASM307304v1, whole genome shotgun sequence genome, one window contains:
- the LOC112562487 gene encoding LOW QUALITY PROTEIN: coiled-coil domain-containing protein 60-like (The sequence of the model RefSeq protein was modified relative to this genomic sequence to represent the inferred CDS: inserted 2 bases in 2 codons), whose translation MPIKDPRSYVQSKPLPISPQKGLKIQARSFEVYNPTDPSRSVVRSQNYLRRSAQLSSQGFRSVNYEPYHGIGDPFYLDHKKMILHALGQWEESQEWETSSSSDEDDSTADPLSIQQGQMTAAKFVLRRTRKDLNTLNKEVLKWRNTIRNVRLGHGLFDLIRQERIAKRVAAMADKQKKMEEARNTWQPPKRDSDSEEESDEDTVDMDFDRFSPLPDDNSTQIVPSRTKSTSRPKKKKGTIPRPFTPKHSNLCEIGDSSEDISKNALFRQLCVLNWILDAMNIEPGYTMSSIMTCWSHNEIGGLKIPLKRAQQEKQAETKWERFLSTPMPGKFKKFSSARGGRFPRPSLRHLSNPRTSLQSTSPTPSSSSSALNLVPGFGASVTSTTTSAVPREDTILEEASLSTTPLPMEAEDEAWVDTAQSRSMFKFLDEYYDSLPSETRVEEDGRQGPDASQSGNPNTASEAQEKSTNADKQAKKHRKKSREREKTPDKLALYDMQEALGVPRGLRADKVVKPKPSPELLEFHEKKPSNKYQMLSADLASRFKEVQDDKAMTLHDILEQMERERLAKCQSRFVSMQTHSNSVYRALEAMRREREKMLQKPNEEQMRRKIINSWYTELIQNIPTRLRSAWYYNTILNKLCKYGLVESTSKQSVYKFLKVLEGLREWEXCSPDIAAAIEFCRERIVXLSVEEYEEWFSSVFPRINRPQTAPAAIRTEKKEAADHSRASCNSAGVGKGVTRQTRSAFVSRSQR comes from the exons ATGCCAATAAAGGATCCACGCAGTTATGTTCAGTCAAAACCATTGCCCATCAGCCCTCAGAAGGGACTGAAGATTCAAGCTCGCAGCTTTGAAGTCTACAATCCCACAGATCCTTCACGATCAGTGGTACGGAGCCAGAATTATTTGCGGCGTTCTGCACAATTGTCAAGTCAAGGGTTTCGTTCCGTGAACTATGAACCTTATCATGGAATTGGTGATCCTTTTTATCTGGACCATAAGAAAATGATTCTTCATGCCTTGGGACAGTGGGAAGAG agTCAGGAATGGGAAACATCCAGTAGTTCAGATGAAGATGATTCCACTGCAGATCCTTTATCAATTCAGCAAGGTCAAATG ACTGCTGCTAAATTTGTCTTGCGAAGAACACGGAAAGATCTGAATACGCTGAACAAGGAAGTTTTAAAATGGAG AAACACTATCAGAAATGTCAGACTTGGTCATGGGTTATTTGATCTCATTCGGCAAGAACGCATAGCAAAG AGAGTGGCAGCCATGGCtgacaagcagaaaaaaatggaagaagcaCGGAATACTTGGCAACCGCCCAAGCGTGACAGTGATAGTGAAGAGGAGAGTGATGAAGATACAGTTGATATGGACTTTGATAG gtttTCTCCATTACCAGATGATAATTCCACTCAAATAGTTCCTTCACGAACAAAATCCACTTCTCGGcccaaaaagaagaaaggcacAATACCTAGGCCCTTCACACCAAAGCATAGCAATCTGTGTGAAATTGGTGACAGTTCAGAGGATATTTCAAA GAATGCTTTGTTTCGACAACTTTGTGTGCTGAACTGGATTCTGGATGCAATGAACATTGAGCCTGGCTACACAATGTCATCTATAATGACATGTTGGAGTCACAA TGAGATTGGAGGTTTGAAGATTCCTTTGAAAAGAGCTCAACAGGAAAAGCAGGCTGAGACCAAATGGGAAAGATTTCTCAGTACACCCATGCCAGGCAAG TTTAAAAAGTTCAGTTCAGCGAGGGGTGGTCGTTTCCCAAGACCCAGCTTGCGTCATCTGAGCAATCCACGCACCTCCCTTCAGTCCACGTCTCCCACACCTTCATCAAGTTCCTCAGCTCTCAATCTTGTTCCTGGCTTTGGTGCATCTGTGACTTCCACCACGACTAGCGCTGTGCCACGAGAAGACACTATTCTTGAAGAGGCATCATTATCCACAACACCACTGCCCATGGAAGCAGAAGATGAAGCGTGGGTGGACACTGCACAAAGCAGAA GTATGTTCAAGTTTCTGGATGAATACTATGACAGTCTTCCATCAGAGACTCGTGTGGAGGAAGATGGACGGCAAGGACCAGATGCCTCACAGTCTGGCAACCCAAACACAGCATCAGAGGCTCAAGAAAAAAG TACTAATGCAGATAAACAAGCTAAAAAGCATCGCAAAAAATccagagagagggaaaaaactCCTGATAAACTGGCATTG TATGACATGCAGGAAGCCCTTGGTGTCCCGCGAGGTTTGCGTGCTGATAAGGTTGTAAAGCCAAAGCC GTCACCAGAGCTACTGGAGTTTCATGAAAAGAAACCAAGCAATAAATACCAAATGCTGAGTGCCGACTTAGCCAGCCGCTTCAAAGAAGTGCAGGATGACAAAGCTATGACCTTGCATGACATTCTAGAGCAGATGGAAAG GGAGCGTCTGGCAAAGTGTCAGAGTAGGTTTGTGTCTATGCAGACTCACAGCAATAGTGTGTATCGAGCTCTGGAAGCCATGCGTCGCGAGAGGGAGAAAATGCTCCAAAAGCCAAATGAGGAGCAGATGCGGCGTAAAATCATCAATTCGTG GTACACAGAACTGATACAAAATATTCCAACAAGACTGCGTTCTGCATGGTATTACAACACTATCCTGAATAAACTCTGCAAATATGGCCTG GTGGAAAGCACTTCCAAACAATCTGTGTACAAGTTCCTAAAAGTGCTGGAGGGACTGCGTGAGTGGG ATTGTTCACCTGATATTGCTGCAGCCATTGAGTTCTGCAGGGAGAGAATTG GATTATCCGTTGAAGAGTATGAGGAGTGGTTTAGTTCTGTATTCCCTCGCATCAACCGGCCCCAGACAGCACCAGCTGCCATCCgtacagagaagaaagaagctgCAGATCATAGTAGGGCAAGTTGTAATTCTGCAGGGGTTGGGAAAGGAGTTACCAGACAAACACGATCAGCATTTGTTAGTCGTTCACAGAGATGA
- the LOC112561810 gene encoding rho GTPase-activating protein 18-like, translating into MASHGSKEGLDDYWNEFKEIEENKDGEEEEELPKTPDEGEAEAEWLTNAGYGFVVSKFCDGRDLSDDELEGLTSTLTRPQAEAVRKRIDYLSTTMRKKRAMSKLHVKDIFAANNSSSSPEPSSPRSSLDVSGAENQTPNRRTPSFHYRKGEYTLEGAKVEEVRGIEEGVEALSFREQGSVKLPTNRLSRKSLSPLPALSDAEISIEFHLEEKDNQNQQLKPDPHKVDLPAFQPKQDSLGITMIDDISSGDMERIQPLALIELTALFDTYNISYTKLKRKKKSREHGLFGVPLTLLVETDRKRVPGTRVPLVFQTLINHLEKEALDMEGLLRIPGSVTRVKQLREELEEKFYGGTFPWSEVWANDAAALLKQFLRELPEPLLTYNYLEAFSQVEQIPSTLEQLKSLNLLILLLPVEHRDMLRVLLQFLRNIVAHSDQNKMGLNNISMIIAPNLFLAPTLKGKSKAEGPLELHKATNTSNIVKMLIHYQNVLWTIPSSFVAQVRHQYKTEMNRRIRGEKRKLWKKKDRSEAYKKAGTETDVQNGVIRVQAPELTKSSCLIQLDDQITAGDIVAKFRRDYGSGPSTVEPQNRKDSETKGHLGFNNPKKAQFADDHAHLFEVGGNIGERCLDPQTRMMKLYQVNPTAEWVIRLNIKR; encoded by the exons ATGGCATCCCATGGTTCCAAGGAGGGTTTGGATGATTACTGGAATGAGTTTAAGGAAATAGAAGAGAACAaagatggggaggaggaggaagagctCCCTAAGACTCCTGATG AAGGTGAAGCAGAAGCAGAGTGGCTGACAAATGCTGGCTATGGTTTTGTCGTATCAAAATTCTGTG ATGGGCGTGACCTCAGTGACGATGAACTGGAAGGATTGACATCGACTCTGACTCGCCCTCAAGCAGAAGCAGTCAGGAAGCGTATTGACTACCTGAGCACCACCATGCGCAAAAAGCGGGCCATGAGTAAACTGCACGTCAAAGACATCTTTGCAGCTAATAACAGTAGCAGTTCCCCA GAACCATCCAGTCCTCGCAGCTCTCTTGATGTCTCTGGAGCCGAGAACCAGACCCCCAATCGACGAACTCCATCCTTCCACTACCGTAAAGGAGAGTACACTTTAGAAGGGGCCAAAGTTGAAGAAGTCCGGGGAATAGAAGAAG gagTTGAAGCCTTGAGTTTCCGAGAACAAGGATCTGTCAAACTGCCAACTAATCGCCTTTCTAGAAAATCATTGAGTCCCCTGCCTGCTTTATCTGATGCTGAGATCTCAATAGAGTTTCATttggaagaaaaagacaatcaG AATCAACAGTTGAAACCCGATCCTCACAAGGTGGACTTGCCg GCATTTCAGCCCAAACAAGATTCTCTGGGCATCACCATGATCGATGACATTTCCTCAGGAGACATGGAACGAATTCAGCCACTTGCCCTCATAGAGCTGACAGCTTTGTTTGACACATACAACATATCTTACACTAAgctgaagaggaagaaaaagtctCGAG AACACGGACTTTTTGGTGTTCCACTGACACTTCTAGTAGAGACAGACCGTAAACGAGTTCCTGGTACACGTGTCCCACTAGTCTTTCAGACT TTGATAAACCATTTAGAGAAGGAGGCCTTGGACATGGAGGGACTTCTGCGAATTCCAGGATCTGTCACAAGAGTCAAG CAACTTCGAGAAGAGCTGGAGGAAAAGTTTTATGGGGGAACATTTCCTTGGTCTGAAGTCTGGGCTAACGATGCTGCTGCACTTCTGAAGCAGTTCCTGAGAGAATTGCCTGAACCTCTTCTCACGTACAATTACCTGGAGGCTTTTTCACAAGTAGAAC AGATTCCCTCAACTTTGGAACAGCTCAAGTCACTCAACTTGCTCATTCTTCTTTTGCCTGTGGAGCATCGGGACATGCTACGG GTATTGTTACAGTTCCTTCGGAATATAGTGGCACACTCTGATCAGAATAAGATGGGACTGAACAACATTTCAATGATCATTGCTCCCAACCTCTTTCTGGCACCAACACTTAAAGGTAAATCCAAGGCAGAGGGTCCACTAGAGCTACACAAGGCGACGAACACATCCAATATAGTCAAGATGCTGATCCATTATCAAAATGTCTTGTGGACG ATTCCATCGTCATTTGTGGCCCAGGTCCGACACCAGTACAAGACAGAAATGAACCGCAGGATACGTGGGGAGAAAAGG aaattgTGGAAAAAGAAGGATCGTTCAGAAGCATATAAAAAAGCAGGGACGGAG ACGGACGTGCAGAATGGAGTGATCCGAGTGCAAGCACCAGAACTGACCAAAAGCTCCTGTTTGATCCAGCTGGATGACCAAATAACTGCGGGTGATATTGTTGCCAAGTTCCGGCGTGACTATGGTAGTGGGCCTTCCACGGTTGA ACCTCAAAACAGGAAAGACAGTGAAACAAAGGGGCATCTGGGATTCAACAATCCCAAGAAGGCACAGTTTGCTGATGACCATGCACATCTGTTTGAAGTAGGCGGAAACATTG GTGAGAGGTGTTTGGATCCACAGACACGCATGATGAAGCTATATCAGGTCAACCCTACAGCTGAGTGGGTGATCCGGTTGAACATCAAGCGCTAA